CAGGCCTTTACGGTTGAGCGCCGGCAGCACCTCTTTGAGCAGTTCGTCCACCAGCGAGGCCGGGCTGAACGGCTGACTGGCCGGCTGCCAGTCCTGCGTTTCCAGGCGGGTAAGCAGAGTGATATTGTCAATCAGCGCCAGTACCGACGCCGACTCGTCAAACAGCTGGTCCATCAGCTGCTGTTGCTGCTGCGGGTCCGCTTGGGTGCGCAGCCGGTCGGTCATATCGTGGATCTGCTGCATTGGCTGGTTCAGCTCAATGCCGAGATTATGCAGCATCAGCTTGCGCGCCTGCACGTTTTTATCGTATTCGCGGCGCGCCTGCTGCAGGCGTTTGTTGACCATCACCTCTTTATCCTGATCGTTCAGCAGGAACAGGTAGGTTTCCGGCGCCAGCTGGCTGCGGAAGATGCGTATTTCATACACTTCATTGTTCACCGTGGCCTGGATCACGCCATGATGCTGCTGTGCCATATGGGCTATTTTCTGCAGACTGAGGTGCGGCAGCAGGTGTTCGGCTATCTTGTTGCTGGCAATTACCGTATTGTCGGCAAAGTCATACACCAGCAGTCCCGAAGGCAGGCTGGCGATAATTTCCTGATTCAGCGCGCGTTCGGCGTCCAGCTCGTCGGCCAGCGTTTCGCTCGGTTGAACATACTGGTGACGGATAAAATAGATGGCGATCAGCGACAGCATGAACAGCACCAGGTTGGTCACCAGCAGCCACATGTTGTTGCGCAGCAGGTCGATGGCCAGGCTGAGCACCGATACGCGGTACACCATATTCAGCGGCGCGTTGGGCAGGCTGGCGCTGAATTCGACCCAACTGCCTGACAGCGTCACCTGCGGGCTGCTGGGCACGCTGGCCGCCGTGTCGTCTTCGCTGCCCGCCGGATCGACACCGTCGTCGACCGGCTGTAGCTCGAAGTTGGCGCGAGCCATATTGAACGGAATGATATCGTTGAGCGGCAGATCGAAGGCGATCACCGTGGCCAGATGGCCCGGCTGATTAAAGGTGGTGCGGATAGAGAACGAATAGGCGTTCTGGAAACGTTGTTTGCGCAGGGTGGAGAAACTCTCGCGCTCGTCCAGCATATTGGCCTGCTGCAGCATTTCGGTGCGGCGATCCTCGGCCGAGTTGGTCAGGTAGCTATCCCGGAAGCGTGACGTCAGATCTTTCAGCGATTGGGTGGTCACCAGGCTCAGGCTGTTATCCTGCCCGTTCAGGTAGTACATCGCGTAGTTTTCGGTGTTTGCGCCCCAGCGGTTATCCAGATAGTCGGAGATATTGGCCATCATCGCCAGCGTGTTGGCGTCGTGATTGCCGAAAATCACCGCGTCGGTTTTTTTATACGGCTTATCGACGTAGTAGACGTCCGGGCGCAGACGCGTTTCCATCACCGACGGCGCTGCTTGCAGCATCGGCGTATTGCCGAAGCGTTCATAAACCTGTTCGGTGACGTAGCGGTAGGTATCCACGCGCTTTTGCAGGCTGTTGACGATGGTGTTCAGCGCCGATTTTTTATCACTCAGGTAGGCGTTGGTATAGTTGTAGCCATACAGGCCAAGGCTGACGAACAGCAGCACAATAAACACCAGAAAACAGCGGATGATATTGCCGGAACTGATGGTCAGTTGTTGATTTTGCATAGTTGACGCAGCGTCCTGAGTTATCGGATAACGGCTTTGGCGCTGGCGGTTACCGCCAGCAGCAGCGCGGTGACGCAGCCGAAGGCTACGGTCAGGCTGGAAACCTGGGCGATAAAGCCAATCAGCGCCGGCCCGGCCAGAATACCGGCGTAGCCGAGGGTGGTGACCGATGCAATCGCCAGGTTGGCCGGCATATCATGCTGGTTGCCAGCCGCGCTGAATAAGATCGGCACCACGTTGGACGCACCCAGCCCCACCAGCATAAAGCCCAGCAGGGCGATAACGGCATGGTCGCAGACCACGGCCAACGCCAGCCCCATGGCGGCGCACAGGCTGCCGATCAGCAGTATTTTATAGCGTCCCAGCGCGTTGACTACCCGGTCGCCGTTCAGCCTGCCGATGGTCATGGCGATGGAAAACAGCGCATAGCCCAGGCCGGCCTGGCTGTGGTCGACGCCGCGCAGCGTCGTCAGAAACAGGGCGCTCCAGTCCAGCATGGAACCTTCCGCCAGAAACATAATAAAGCACAGTGCGCCGATAAACATCACCCAGCCGCGCGGCAGCACAAATAGCGGGCCGTCGTCTTGCGCGTCGCTGTCGCGCAGCAGGTTCTTCTGAGCCAGAGCGAGCAGCAGCACGATGGCCAGCACCGTGGTCAGCACGGCAGAGAGCGGGCTAAGCCCCAGCCACATTAACAGGCTGACGCCGCCGGCGCCGGCGATCCCGCCGACGCTGAAGAAGCCGTGAAAACCGGACATCATTGCCCGGCCGCTGGCGCGTTCGACAATCACCGCCTGGATATTCATCGCAACGTCAATCATGCCGATGGCGGCGCCAAACAGCAGCAGCGCCAGCCCCATGCCCAGCGTCGAGTCCATCAATACCAGCAGCGGCAGATCGACGCACAGCGCCAGTCCGGCCAGCAGGATGACGCGCCGGCAACCGAGTTTACCGGTCAGCAACCCGGTCAGCGGCATTGCCAACAGCGAGCCGGCGCCGATGCACAGCAGCAGCAGCCCCAGTGAACCGTCGTCCAGGTTCAGACGAAGTTTGGCAAAAGGCACCAACGGCGCCCAGGCCGCCATGCCAAGGCCGGAGACAAAAAAGGCGATACGGGTGGCTATCTGTTCGGGAACGCCGGGCTGTTGCTGTTCGGTGCACAAAGTGGATGTCATGTGGGCATCAAGGATCTGTTAGAAAACGGGTGGCTATAAGTCGTGCTGTGTTTTTATCACAAAGCGCGATCGGGGTCGAAAACATTTGCGCACTCATCGGCCTGCACGCCGGCTTTACGCACCAGCCACAGGGCGATCAGCTGTACGATGTAGCGCTGCTGCTGTTCGCTGAGTTGCTGACCGGCGGGAATCGCATGCCATTTGGCCAGGCAACTGCGGCAGCAGGTGGCGGTGGCATGCTGGGCGACAAACACCGGGTGGCCGCGCATCGGCGTCTGCTTGCCGTCGTTTTTCGGCCACGCGTCGGCCAGCCGCTGGTCGATGAAATCACGGGCGTGGCTGAGGATCACGGCGATACCTTTCTTCTCCAGGTAGAGCCGGTCTTTATCGTTCAGACGGAATTTGGCGCGGAATGGTGAGGTCTGCAGCCGCTGCCACCGGGTTTCGAGTTGAGAGCGCATATGGGGTTGCCGTAAGCAATTATCACCCGGCAAGAATAACAGATTTTATGTCGGGCGACGAACGCGGGGCGGCGAAGATATTTGCCGTTTGGTTGGTCAATAATTGCGCTGAAAGTGTTTATTTATTTTCCAGCTATCAATGTGTAGACCAAAATAAATAAAAAGTTTAGCGATAAGTGCGGAAGTTTAAATCAGGGATTATTTCTGTAAGTGATTATTTCTGGTCGGATAGTTCGCATGCAGGCGGGCGGTCGACGTCAAAAAGGCAATAAAAAACCGGCCCGGGGGCCGGCTGTAAAGTACAGGGGTTATCATTACGATAATGAAGGTAATAATGAAAATAATGATGATAGCAGGTGAATTATAGTGGCTGTTTGTGGGGGATATTTTGACAGTATGTGCTTATTGATCGCTATTTTTGTATGGAACTCTACATTAGTTTAAGGTTTTGTATAACATGGTGAATTTATTAAATTTAATTCATTTTTTGTCTTTAAGTGCGCTATTTTGTTTGTCGGTAAGGTTTTGTGAAAGTTCGCTGCTATTTACATTTTGCAACCTTTGTTTGCTTCGTAGAAACACTATTGGACACTTGGTATCATTTTCTTTCTGGATTAATATAAACCGTGTTACCAGAATGGTAATGCACAGTCGTGCTAATAATGCTCAAAAGGGCAGTGGCCGTAGCTCGACATAATTAACGAGGATAATAACGATGAAACTTCGAGTACTCTCCCTGATTGTCCCTGCGATGCTGGTTGCCGGCACCGCAGGCGCAGCGGAAATCTACAACAAAGACGGTAATAAACTGGATTTGTTCGGTAAAATCGATGGTCTTCACTATTTCTCTGACGACAATGGCACTGATGGCGATCAGTCTTACCTGCGTTTCGGCCTGCGTGGCGAAACTCAGATCAGCGACCAGCTGACCGGTTACGGTGAGTGGGAATATCAGGTTCAGCTGAACAAGACTGAAAACGAAAACGATTCCTACACCCGTGTCGGCTTCGCCGGTCTGCGTTTCGGCGACTACGGCTCACTGGACTACGGCCGTAACTACGGCGTGCTGTACGACATCGGCGCCTGGACCGACGTGCTGCCGGAATTCGGCGGCGACACCTACGGCGCGGACAACTTCCTGTTCCAACGTTCTAGCGGCGTGCTGACCTACCGTAACAATGACTTCTTCGGTCTGGTTGACGGCCTGAACTTCGCCCTGCAGTACCAGGGTAAAAACGACAGCGCTGAAGAGTCCAACAACGGTCGCGACGTGCTGGCGCAGAACGGCGACGGTTACGGCATGTCTGCCACCTACGATCTGGGCTACGGCATCAGCGCGGCGGCGGCTTACTTCTCTTCTGACCGTACCAATGAGCAGAATGGTTACAACAACCGAGGTATTCTGGGCAGCGGCGACAAGGCTGAAGCGTACAGCGGCGGCCTGAAGTATGACGCCAACAACGTCTACCTGGCGGCGATGTACACCCAGTCTTACAACGCAACGCGTTTTGGTACTAAAGGCAGCAGCACCGCTTACGGCTACGCCAACAAAGCGCAGAACGTTGAACTGGTTGCTCAGTACCAATTCGACTTCGGCCTGCGTCCTTCCGTGGCTTACCTGCAGTCTAAAGGCAAGGACATCGAAGGTTACGGCGATCAGGACCTGATGAAGTATGTTGACGTGGGCGCGACCTACTACTTCAACAAAAACATGTCCACCTATGTTGATTACAAAATCAACCTGATGGACGATAACGACTTCACCCGTGCGGCGAAAATCAACACCGACGACGTGGTGGCGCTGGGTCTGGTTTACCAGTTCTAAGCCTCGAGTTGTTTTGCATAACGCGGCCTCCGGGCCGCGTTTTTTTTGCCTGCCGATTGGGCACGGATTGCTAGCCGGTCTTATCCACGCTGGCTAGGCTTGCTGAGTAGTCATTGCTCAGGAGGTCCTATGCCGCTCACGATTGAACGCATTATCGAAACGGCGCTGTATGTCAGCGATATGCCGCGCGCCAGCCATTTTTATGAAACCGTATTACAGCTGCCGGCGATGGTGGCGAAAGCACGCTTTCGTGCTTACAACGTTGGCGGTCAGAACGTGCTGCTGCTGTTTGTCAAAGGCGACGCACAGGAAGGCTTCCGTGAAGAGGCGGGCTACATACCGCCTCACGACGGCAGCGGCCCCTATCATCTGGGGTTCGCGGTCAGTAAGGCGCAACTGCCGCAGTGGGAGCAACGGTTAAACCAGCACGGGGTGGAAATCGAAGGGCGCATGAGCTGGCCGCGCGGCGGGGAAAGTCTTTATTTCCGCGATCCGGACGGCCATCTGTTGGAATTAGTGACGCCCGGACTGTGGGAAAGTTATTAAATACGATGGTGAAAAAGATTAATAAAAATCACTGAATGGGGTAGGGGAAGTTCAATTAATAAATACACTATCCCCTACCTTAATAAATTAAAGTATAAATGTGGAAATGATATTATTGGCGTTAATTTTTTTTTGGCGGCGCGCGCGTTTGGTAAGGCAGGAATAATTCGCTGATAACCGGTTCTGGAATAATAATGGCAATAGCCTTACCGGCGGAAAACGGGGCGTGCAGGAAGGGCGGCAGCGTAAAGTGCAACGGCGGATTATGATGGAACAGGCTGCAGTAACCGCAAAGGTCGCCGCTGCCGTCATCCGTCATACCGGAGGCGTGCTGCCGTGCGGCGGGGGCGTCGCCCGTTTGATGATGCATCATCATCATATGCTCGCCCATCGGCATGTTCATGCCCATCTCACTGTTATATTGTGAGTTTTTTACCAGCTGCGCGGAGATTAACGGCCCGGCAAATACCATCAGCATGGCAAACAGGCCCAGCCAGGCCAGCGTGCGTATTGAGTGCTTTGACAGTTTCACCAGTAATCGGGCCCTTGAGGAATGGAAAAGGCGGCATGCTGTGCCGGCGCCAGTGTAACATCATTCACAAATTACCAACACCGTAAGAAAATCATTTGTTAATTAAATATAGATCGGATAAATTCCGCAGGTATTAAATTCACCTGTGGAAAATAATAATGACTGAACGCGTAAACGCGTTACCTTCGGCTGCCCGAAATATGCGGCAGCGGGTAACGACTCGCAGCTGGTTTATTCCGTTGATGATGCGTCTGCATTTCTATATTGGCGTATTTGTCGGTCCCTTTTTACTTATTGCCGCATTAAGCGGAATTTTTTATGCCCTGACGCCGCAGCTGGAATCTTATTGGTACGCCGAACAGTTGTATCATCACAGCAGCGGACAGCCGCAGACGCTACAGCGGCAGATTGCGGCCGCACAGGCGGTGGCGCCGACGGAGGCGCAGCTCTCCGCCGTACGTCCGTCGCCGGCAGCCGGGGAGAACACGCGGGTGCTGTTTAACGTCAGCGGCTTGACGTCTGGCGAACGTCTGGCGGTGTTTGTCGATCCCGTCACGCTGCAGACCCACGGCGCGCTGGCGGTGTACGGCACCAGCGGCGTGCTGCCGCTGCGCACCTGGCTGGACCAGTTGCACCGCAGCCTGTTGCTGGGAGAACTTGGCCGTAACTACAGCGAGCTGGCGGCATCCTGGCTGTGGGTGGCGGCGCTGGGCGGCCTGATCCTGTGGGGAGCGCGCAAACGCGCGGCGCGGCGTCAGCGCGGCGTGCGCGCTCTGCACCGCCAACTGGGCGTGCTGTTGTCGCTGGGGCTGCTGTTTTTCTCGATTACCGGCCTGACCTGGTCGAACTGGGCCGGCGATAATATCAGTGTATTACGTCATCAGTTTGGCTGGGCGACACCGTCGCTGTCTACCGCCTTGCACGGCGCATCCCATGAGGCGATGGATGAACATGCGGAGCACCGCGGTCACGCCATGGCGTCAGGCGAGATGGCGCCTGTGGCGGATGCCGCTATGTATGACCGGGTATTGCAGCGGGCGCGCATCGCGGGCATTGACGCCAATAAAGTAGAGATTCGTCAGCCGCAGGGGGCGGGCCAGGCCTGGTCGGTCAGCGAAATCGACCGCAGCTGGCCGACGCAGGTCGATGCGGTGGCGGTAGACCCGCATACCATGATGGTTGTCGACAGCGTGCATTTCGCCAGTTTCCCGCTGGCGGCCAAGTTGACGCGCTGGGGCATCGATCTGCACATGGGCATTCTGTTCGGTCTGGTGAATGAGCTGGTGCTGGTGGTCTTTGCCGCCGGGCTGGTGGCGATGGTGATCATGGGGTATCTGATGTGGTGGCGCAACCGGCCGACGCGGGCGGCGGAACGCGCGCCGCGTTCGCCGCTGATGCTGCTGCGTCGCACGCCAAAAGGGCCGCTGGCGTTGATTTTACTGGCGACGCTGCTGCTGGGTTACAGCCTGCCGGTTCTTGGAGCCAGCATCGTGCTGTTCTTGCTGGTTGATGTATTGCGTTACTGCTGGCTGCGTCGGCGGCAAGCCGATTAACGCTGCTGATGAGTCGGCTGAATAAAATAGCATCCAGAGTTAAAGCGGAGTTTGTGGAAAAACCTTTCGCCATCTAGACTTAGAAGACAATAAACGCACTCTAAGAGGACAAGCTATGACGAAGAAGTTGGTTTTAGCCGTTTGCACTACAGCAGCACTTTCCATTCTTGCCGGCTGTACCGCTTATGACCGGGCGGCGAGCTATGTGAAAGAGCCGGTGGTCAGTGATGTGAAAGTCGGGATGACCAAGGAGCAGGTGCGTGCGATTGCCGGGCAGCCGTCAACCTCTGCGACGCTGGTTCATGCGCAGGGCACCTGTGATACCTATGCCGTCGCGCCGCGTGATGGCAAGGCGCAAACCTATTTTGTCAGCTACAACGATACCGGTCATGTGATGAACAAAGGCTATCAAAGCTGTTCAGACTATGACTCGCAGCCGAAGTAATCGGCTCAGATGCCAAAGGCCGGACGACTGTCCGGCCTTTTTGTTGGCGGAGCACGCGGAAAAACCGCCGCCGTGCGGCAGAAAAAGCAGGCCTGACTGGTGAGATATTGCGCTGTTTTCGGCGTGGCTTGTACTTTTTAACCACTCTTGGTCTGAACTTTG
The nucleotide sequence above comes from Serratia rhizosphaerae. Encoded proteins:
- a CDS encoding PepSY-associated TM helix domain-containing protein, which translates into the protein MTERVNALPSAARNMRQRVTTRSWFIPLMMRLHFYIGVFVGPFLLIAALSGIFYALTPQLESYWYAEQLYHHSSGQPQTLQRQIAAAQAVAPTEAQLSAVRPSPAAGENTRVLFNVSGLTSGERLAVFVDPVTLQTHGALAVYGTSGVLPLRTWLDQLHRSLLLGELGRNYSELAASWLWVAALGGLILWGARKRAARRQRGVRALHRQLGVLLSLGLLFFSITGLTWSNWAGDNISVLRHQFGWATPSLSTALHGASHEAMDEHAEHRGHAMASGEMAPVADAAMYDRVLQRARIAGIDANKVEIRQPQGAGQAWSVSEIDRSWPTQVDAVAVDPHTMMVVDSVHFASFPLAAKLTRWGIDLHMGILFGLVNELVLVVFAAGLVAMVIMGYLMWWRNRPTRAAERAPRSPLMLLRRTPKGPLALILLATLLLGYSLPVLGASIVLFLLVDVLRYCWLRRRQAD
- a CDS encoding DUF2946 domain-containing protein, which translates into the protein MKLSKHSIRTLAWLGLFAMLMVFAGPLISAQLVKNSQYNSEMGMNMPMGEHMMMMHHQTGDAPAARQHASGMTDDGSGDLCGYCSLFHHNPPLHFTLPPFLHAPFSAGKAIAIIIPEPVISELFLPYQTRAPPKKN
- the osmE gene encoding osmotically-inducible lipoprotein OsmE, whose amino-acid sequence is MTKKLVLAVCTTAALSILAGCTAYDRAASYVKEPVVSDVKVGMTKEQVRAIAGQPSTSATLVHAQGTCDTYAVAPRDGKAQTYFVSYNDTGHVMNKGYQSCSDYDSQPK
- a CDS encoding MFS transporter translates to MTSTLCTEQQQPGVPEQIATRIAFFVSGLGMAAWAPLVPFAKLRLNLDDGSLGLLLLCIGAGSLLAMPLTGLLTGKLGCRRVILLAGLALCVDLPLLVLMDSTLGMGLALLLFGAAIGMIDVAMNIQAVIVERASGRAMMSGFHGFFSVGGIAGAGGVSLLMWLGLSPLSAVLTTVLAIVLLLALAQKNLLRDSDAQDDGPLFVLPRGWVMFIGALCFIMFLAEGSMLDWSALFLTTLRGVDHSQAGLGYALFSIAMTIGRLNGDRVVNALGRYKILLIGSLCAAMGLALAVVCDHAVIALLGFMLVGLGASNVVPILFSAAGNQHDMPANLAIASVTTLGYAGILAGPALIGFIAQVSSLTVAFGCVTALLLAVTASAKAVIR
- the rcsD gene encoding phosphotransferase RcsD; the protein is MQNQQLTISSGNIIRCFLVFIVLLFVSLGLYGYNYTNAYLSDKKSALNTIVNSLQKRVDTYRYVTEQVYERFGNTPMLQAAPSVMETRLRPDVYYVDKPYKKTDAVIFGNHDANTLAMMANISDYLDNRWGANTENYAMYYLNGQDNSLSLVTTQSLKDLTSRFRDSYLTNSAEDRRTEMLQQANMLDERESFSTLRKQRFQNAYSFSIRTTFNQPGHLATVIAFDLPLNDIIPFNMARANFELQPVDDGVDPAGSEDDTAASVPSSPQVTLSGSWVEFSASLPNAPLNMVYRVSVLSLAIDLLRNNMWLLVTNLVLFMLSLIAIYFIRHQYVQPSETLADELDAERALNQEIIASLPSGLLVYDFADNTVIASNKIAEHLLPHLSLQKIAHMAQQHHGVIQATVNNEVYEIRIFRSQLAPETYLFLLNDQDKEVMVNKRLQQARREYDKNVQARKLMLHNLGIELNQPMQQIHDMTDRLRTQADPQQQQQLMDQLFDESASVLALIDNITLLTRLETQDWQPASQPFSPASLVDELLKEVLPALNRKGLALFNHYQLDVNQTYIGDANALRKVLSLLIRYAIITTSYGKISVIVNHEPERPEQLVFHINDTGAGISNEEISNLNYPFLSQTLVDRFDHGSGLTFFLCNQLCKKLNGQLDIRSKVDIGTRYTIRVPMALERQEEEEQEKLLDGVTALLEVTSDEIRGIVTRLLHAYGADCIIADDRKIKRDYDVLLTDNPQRADDYTLLLSSDENGWQQLNKRYIRVNYNLGSAMIDAILLLIEQQMAALDQPESPYEIGADDIQLYEKQLKSSDYYGLFIDTVPDDVKKLYTEAGSSDFEALSQTAHRLKGVFAMLNLLPGKQLCESLEQHIADGDALKIENNISQIDFFVSRLLQQGNQLHE
- a CDS encoding VOC family protein — encoded protein: MPLTIERIIETALYVSDMPRASHFYETVLQLPAMVAKARFRAYNVGGQNVLLLFVKGDAQEGFREEAGYIPPHDGSGPYHLGFAVSKAQLPQWEQRLNQHGVEIEGRMSWPRGGESLYFRDPDGHLLELVTPGLWESY
- a CDS encoding DUF4186 domain-containing protein, producing MRSQLETRWQRLQTSPFRAKFRLNDKDRLYLEKKGIAVILSHARDFIDQRLADAWPKNDGKQTPMRGHPVFVAQHATATCCRSCLAKWHAIPAGQQLSEQQQRYIVQLIALWLVRKAGVQADECANVFDPDRAL
- a CDS encoding porin OmpC, translated to MKLRVLSLIVPAMLVAGTAGAAEIYNKDGNKLDLFGKIDGLHYFSDDNGTDGDQSYLRFGLRGETQISDQLTGYGEWEYQVQLNKTENENDSYTRVGFAGLRFGDYGSLDYGRNYGVLYDIGAWTDVLPEFGGDTYGADNFLFQRSSGVLTYRNNDFFGLVDGLNFALQYQGKNDSAEESNNGRDVLAQNGDGYGMSATYDLGYGISAAAAYFSSDRTNEQNGYNNRGILGSGDKAEAYSGGLKYDANNVYLAAMYTQSYNATRFGTKGSSTAYGYANKAQNVELVAQYQFDFGLRPSVAYLQSKGKDIEGYGDQDLMKYVDVGATYYFNKNMSTYVDYKINLMDDNDFTRAAKINTDDVVALGLVYQF